The DNA window AGTTGCTTGCCAATATAATCCGGAAATTGGCGAAATGATTCTGTTTTGGGATTTTGCGCCCCTTTAAAAGTGCCAATACTCACTTCATAATCATTGCGAGTGTCAATCACTGTCACTTCTGGATCGCAAATAATGGCATTCCAGTCTTTAGGACTGACATAAGTTCCCACGCTTTTATTAGGGTTGACTTCGGGCAGCCCAATAGTGACAATTTCTTTTTTTAGACGTACTTTCATCCGCTCAAACGGCGGTGAGTCAGCACAAGACTCTTTGTGTTCCAAATCTGCAAGGCGCGAATCTGAACGCAGAAAAGATAATACTGAGTCTACGCTCTGACGCGAGCCAACAATCGTGCCGTTAATACCTTCTTGTGCCAGCAGAATCGTTCCCTTAATGCCTTGCACTTGGCAATAGGATAGTAAAGGTTGTTGTTTCTCGACAAAATCTGGCAGATTAACAAATTTATAAAATGTAGCAACAACTAACGTCATTTCTAGCTCTGTGGGAATGAAAATACAAGATCAGGATATGAGCAATATTTATCTATATTATCTTCCCAGTTTTGAGCGCACAGCAGATACAGAATACTTCCAAGGTTACGAGCTACTCAGTTAGGTTTGTTAGCTTACTCTTCCAAGACTAGTGCTTTTAACTGTTCCATCAGCCTTTCTAGTGATTCTCGCTTGGTAGGATGATCCCAAATTTGCGATTTATCCAGCAGACGGACAATTGCATTCATACGATTTTTAAGGGATGATTGCCGATCGCCATTAGTACTTGTAGTAGCAAGACTGGTGATCCGCTCTTTGATTTGAGAAAGCGAAAGTGTTTTGGCGATCACTTCTTCTAGCAGTGCTTCCCTTTGTTCTCTATCTTTGACTCTAGCAATGACTTGAGCTTTGGTATAAGCTATCTTTCCTTGACGTAGAGCTAATAAAATTTCCTCAGGTAAATTCAGTAAAGGCAAGCGACTACTAACGAAAGACTCCCAACTCATTAACCCTAATCCTCTAAATACTTCTATTACAGTTTGCCCTTGTTCACTGCCCAAAACGTTTTGGGTATTTTTATGTTTAGCTTCATGCTGCATCCTATAAAGTAATTTAGGAATACTTTGAATTTCTAGATTCAGCTTCATTGCCAATAGTTGTAGAATACCCTCTGTTTCCTCAACCGGATTCAAGTCTTCTCGTTGTAAATTCTCAATTAAGCTAATCTGCAATGCTTCTTCGTCGTTGAGTTGGCGCACTATCACAGGAATTTGTGTTATCTGAAGTTCTTTTGCTGCTCGATAGCGTCGTTCTCCACTGACTAACTCGTACATCTCGTTATGAATGGAGCGAACTAAGAGTGGCTCAAGAATACCATGCTGCCTGACTGATTCCACTAATTCTTGCATCTTGTTAGGCTCAAAGTAGTGTCGAATCTGCGCTGGTGGTAAAAAAATTTTCTCAATCGCCACTACTGTAGTAGCCTGTATTGTGTTTGATAGTGTTTGGTTCGACCATCTAGTTATGTATGGTTTGATTTCTAGTGTTTTATGCTGGTAGATCATGGTGATGTTGTTAAATACTAAAGTTTTATAGCGTGCTGCACCTAAAAAACACTCCTAGTCTCAAGCATTAAGCCATCAATGCTTGTACTAATGAAAATTCTTATGTTCAATCAACCTTGATAATTGATTATTAGTAAGCTCTGTAAAGGCTTACTGAGCAAACCATTTTTAATGCTTCTAACTTTCTAGACACTTATCAGCACTCTTATGCTTCTGGTATTACTGTCAATGGTGTTGAGTTGATTGCCTACTTATTATAGAATACCCCCCCAGGGGACATACAAAACAGTTAGTAGAATACCTTTGACAAAAAAATTGACTTTTGTTGGCTTGACTTCAACTATAGATGTCATCAAGATAGGGAGACAAACTTTTATAGATTCGGGAACATGAATAATATATATCGCAAAGACGCTCACTTGCAATGCAAAGATAGCCTATAAATATTTTTGTGCTGGTCGGCGATCATTTTGTGACATCTAGATATATTGTTGCTGATTTGATACTCATATGCAACATCGGAATCATTCATTAACTTCTAAATTTGGCATCAATACTTCTTGTTTTACTTATCTATAATTTTTTCTTAAAAATAAAGTTATTGCTTGTTTTAGCTTCATTTTTTTGACCATATCAAAGCTTTTCTATTGATATCAAAATCTATAAAATAATGCTTGTTGCTAGCATATATCATGTTAATCACCACATAATATACGTCTAAACACCAAAAATACAACAAATTGTAAATGAAAAGTATTGATAGAGTTAACAATCAGCTAATCTGAATTTTATGGAATTTTCTAAACAAGCTTTTGCTATACTTACGTCCTAAAAATCTTGTTTAGCAAACCTTGAGATAATCTTTTTGTAAATACAGTAATGAGATGATGTAATCATTGTTCTAAAGGGTTTGTAATGCAAAAATTGATATTTGACTTATCAATTGATTCAGACCAATTTTAAGAAAAGTATTAATTTTCAATGTGATTAGGCTTAAAAATGATAGTTTTTGATTGAGTCTAGATATAGTAATTAAAAAAGTTTTTTTGTATATCAGCAAATCAACATAGTTTAAAAACGTTTCTTAACCTTTAAGCTCCGCTGGATAATTTTAAATATGTTGTATGCATTGCGACTCAGTTATTTAATCAAAATCCAATTATTGAGGATGAGTTACTTATGTATATATTCAAGATAGTTATTGTGGTGTGAATATTAACTAAAATGATTGTCAGACACAATTACTATACTTTTGGTCAGTTGATTTAACTTAGATTAAGTGCATAATAAATTTTGGATGCATTTGAGATAGTCATCAAACCAAAACTGACAATCTGTCAAAGATATTTGATTTGAGTTAAACAGGACAATAAGTGAATGGATACCAATTTTGATAATGACTGCGACAACTGCAAATTTCTTTTGCTGTGTAGTTTTACTACAAGTTTTGCAATAATTAATAAAATTGGTTTACCAATTTGCTTTGTCTAGACTTGGCTATTTATAGCTAAGTAATAGTCTTTAGCGAATTGAGGTTTAAAACAATGAATGTTTTCTTTTTTGTTTCTCATTGGTTAATGCAGAAATCAAGCAATATATTGCTTGATAAATTGCTAAAAGTGAGAAACAGGCATTGGTTAATAATCGACATCATTATTTTTGCCGCTACACCCCTATTAGCTTTGATTCTGCGCTTAGATGGAATACCTAGCCTAGAAGCATATCTGCCAAACTTAGCATTTGCCACAACACTATTTTTGCTGATCAAACAATTCATTTTATGGAGTTCTGGTTTTTATCGCCGTTACTGGCGCTATGCCAGCATTGAAGAACTCACATACATCGCTATGTTGATGGCAGCAGCGATTATCATACAATCGTTTTGTTTTGATGTGATTCATAGCATCCCAAACTCTGTTTTCAGTGGACTTCCACGTTCATTGCCATTAATTGATGGACTACTTTCGTTTATTTTCATCGGTGGTTTGCGTTTCAGCATCAAAGCAGTAGAAAAAACTCACCAAAAACGAGCAGTATTTAACCCCTCACAACGAGTACTGATCGTCGGGGCTGGGAAAGCTGGAGTGTCTTTATTGCAACAAATGCAAACAAATCCTCAACAGGGTTTTTATCCAGTTGCCTTTGTTGACGACGATCCCCAAAAACTATATGCACACATTCACGGTATTCCTGTAGTGGGCGATCGCCACAAAATACCTGATATTGTCAAATCTTTGCAAATTCACAAGGTGATTATTGCAATGCCAACAGTTGCAGGAAAAGTGATTCGAGAAATCGTTGATATTTGCAAAGCTACCGGCATTCAAACCAGTACTTTACCAGGAATACATGAAATCCTGAATGGACGAGTAAGAGTGGATAGCATTCGTGATGTGCGGATTGAAGATTTACTCAGGCGTGAACCAATACAGACAGATATTGGACGAGTTGCGGAATTTTTGGCAGGCAAGAGAGTACTAATTACAGGCGCAGGCGGCTCGATTGGTAGTGAGCTTTGCCGTCAAATTTACAAATGTCATCCTGCCCAAATGATGCTAATGGGGCATGGTGAGAATTCTGTGTTCAATATTCAGCAGGAATTAGAACAACTAGTTCAAGCCCTAACAGCAGATGGGAAATCTGCAAGATATGCCCCTCGTCTTCATATCTTCATTGGCGATATTCGTTACCGCGATCGCCTTAAACACGCCTTTGAGCGATTCCAGCCAGATGTGATTTTTCATGCCGCAGCCCACAAGCACGTTCCTCTGATGGAATTAAATTCACCAGAAGCAATTACTAACAACGTACTGGGAACAAAAAATTTAGTGGATCTGGCGCTGCAATACAAAGTTCAACATTTCGTGATGATATCTACAGATAAGGCAGTTAATCCCACCAATGTGATGGGAGCAAGTAAAAGAGTTGCAGAAATGTTGGTATTGCAAGCAGCAAAAAAAAGTGGCTTATCTTATGTTGCTGTGCGCTTTGGTAATGTTTTGGGTAGTCGTGGCAGTGTCGTCCCGACTTTCACTAGGCAAATTTTAGCAGGAGGCCCCGTCACAGTTACCCATCCGGAAATCCGCCGCTATTTCATGACGATTCCAGAGGCAGTGCAATTAGTGTTGCAAGCAGCAGTAATTGGGCATGGTGGAGAAGTGCTGATGTTAAATATGGGACAGCCAGTGAAAATAGTTGATTTGGCAAAGGAATTGATTCGTCTTTGTGGATATGAAGTCAACAAAGATATTGAAATTGTCTTTACTGGTTTGCGTCCAGGTGAAAAGTTATTTGAAGAGTTGTTTATTGAAGGAGAAGAGTACGAACCAACTGAGCATGAAAAGTTGTTAGTTGTCAAAAATGCGAGTCGAATTGTTCCAGATAATTTGACTATTGCTGTCGAAGATTTATGCAAGGCCGCGGCTAAGAATCATACGAATTTAATTCTGTTTCTACTTGAGCAAATCGTCCCAGGATATAAACCAAAATATTTAGGGAATAGTACAGCAACATCTACTATCAAAAATAATGCTATCGTCACAGTAACTAACAATATTTAGTGTGCTATCAAAATATGCAGATTACGACAATGAGTGATCTAAAACTCAAATTCATAAAGAATTTGGAGTAAATCTAAATGAAAGTTTTGTCAGTGCAAAATATTGTGAAACATTGGAGGAATTTATCAGGTGGCTCCATCAACCGCCAAATTTTGGGAGCAGCGATTACGGTTGGTTTAGGAACAGCATTAATCAAAATAGTGGCTGTGTTTAAAGAATTAATTGTCGCTTGGAAGTTTGGAATTGGAGATACTTTAGATGCATTTTTAATTGCCATGCTAGTTCCTGATTTCATCATTATTGTCGTAGCTGGTTCTTTTCATGCTGCTCTCATTCCTACATATATTCAAGTACGAGAACAAGAAGGCATAAATGCAGCTCAAAAACTTTTTTCTGGAGTTATGCTCTGGAGTTTAGGACTGCTTTTAATCACAACCATACTAATGTTGGCTACTGCACCCTTGTATTTACCACAAATTGCAGCAGGATTTAGTGCTGAAAAATTAGATTTGACTTTTAAGCTGCTATGGGTGATTGCACCTGTGGTAATGCTGAATGGAATCCTTCTAATCTGGGGTGCAGTTTTGAATGCGGGTGAGCGTTTTGCGTTAGCAGCTGTGTGTCCAATTATGACGCCAGCCATAACAATAATATTTCTATTACTGAATAAGTCTTGGGGTGTTTTTGCCTTAGCAGCAGGGTTAGTTGGTGGTGCAGTATTGGAAATTATTCTTTTGGGAGCGGCAATTTATCAGCAAGGCGTTTTATTGGAGCTGAAGTGGTATGGATTGAATGCTCACTTACATCAGGTAATTAATCAATTTTTTCCGGCAATGGCAGGATCGTTTTTAATTGGTAGCGCTGCTTTTGTCGATCAATCGATGGCAGCAATGTTATCGCCTGGGAGTGTAGCAGCACTTAACTACGGACAAAGAGCGATCGCCTTCCCCATTAGCTTAGTTACCACAGCATTGGGTACTGCCGTAATTCCTTATTCTTCAAAAATGATTGCCTGTAAAGATTGGCAAGGTGTGCAACATACACTTAAGCATTACCTACAACTAATATTTGTAGTGACTGTACCACTTACAGGAATTTTGATTGTCTTTTCAGAGCCTATAGTTCAGATACTTTTTCAAAGAGGTTCTTTTACAGCCGAAGATACTCATTTAGTAGCTCAAATTCAAAGTTGTTTTGCCTTACAGATACCCTTTTATATTGGCAATATTTTAGTCGTGAAATTTATTACATCTATGCAACTGAATCATATACTAATGTGGGCGGCTGGATTTGATTTAATAATTAATATCACTTTAAATTATTTATTTATGCAATGGATAGGCATTAAAGGTATTGCCTTATCTACAAGTTGTGTGTATTTATTCACATTTTTATTTGTCTTTTTGTTGATAACAAAAAAGTTAAGAGAACTTAGTAAATAATTCTAGATAAATATGAAAGTGATTTTTAATAATTTGTAGTTTGGTATCCAAAAATGAGACTAACATTAGTTATTTCTTCCCTTACTTCTGGAGGTGCAGAGCGGGTAATGTCAATTATGGCTAATTACTGGGCTGCAAAGGGATGGGCAATTACATTATTGACTTTGCCAGAGAGTTCGGTATCTCCCTTCTACAATTTAGATTCGCGCATTCAATATGTTCCTTTAGGTATAGCTGGAGATTCTTCTAATTTGTTGGCAGCAATCTCAAATAATCTTAAGCGAATTCAGATACTTAGATCTGTCATTGTTGAGAGTAAACCTGATGTTGTGATTAGCTTCTTAGACGTAACTAATGTATTAACTTTACTGGCAACCCAGAAATTGCGAATTCCTTTAGTAGTAGATGAACAAGTTCATCCAGCCATGTACCCGATTGGTAAAATTTGGGAACTTCTACGGCAATGGACTTACCAAAAGGCAGATCGAGTTGTTGCAGTAACTGCCAGGGCGTTGAACTATTTTTCACCCCAGATACAAGCTCATGGTTGTGTTATTCCCAATCCAGCTTTATCAGTAAGCAATAGTAACAGTTCATCAGCAAAATTACTGGTGAAGCCATCACTAATTGCGATCGGACGTCTTGTTCCGCAAAAAGGATTCGATCTGCTTCTACGAGCCTTTGCCAAACTAAAAGACTGCTATCCTGAATGGACATTGACAATTTTGGGAGAAGGAGAGTTACGTCCAGAACTCGAATCTTTGCGCGATCGCTTGGGATTAGTAAATCGTGTTCATCTTTTAGGAACAGTGAAAAATCCCCATGACTATCTTAAGCAAGCGGATATTTTTGTCATGTCTTCACGCTTTGAAGGTTTTCCCAATGCTTTATGCGAAGCAATGGCTTGTGGATTACCTGTCATTTCTACAGATTGTCCTAGCGGCCCAAAAGAAATCATTCGTGATGGAATAGATGGTATCTTGGTGCCTAATCTAGATGAATTAGCCTTAGCCGCAGCAATGGATCGCTTAATATCTGATGAACAAGAGCGCAAACATTTAGCTAGCCGTGCGCCAGAAGTAACTGAACGATTCAGCTTAGAAAAAGTTATGGGAATGTGGGAAGCATTAATTGAAGAAGTCATCAAGGAAAAAAGAAAATGATAACTCAAGAGCAACAAACTTTAGAGAGTAATAAAAGCTATCAATATGTCTTTACAGTCTTCACGGCAACCTATAATCGTGCCTATACTCTGCCTAGAGTTTATGAAAGTCTTAAAGCACAAACATACTGCGATTTTGAATGGTTAATTATAGATGATGGTTCAACTGATAATACTAAAGAATTAGTAGAGCAGTGGCAAGAAGAAAATCAATTTCCGATTCGCTATATCTATCAACAAAATGGTGGGTTACATATTGCTCTGAATCGAGGTGCAAGGGTAGCTCAAGGAGAGTTATTTCTTCAGCTTGACTCTGACGATTCATGTGTACCGGAAGCACTAGAGCGGCTTAAATATCATTGGGATTCTATTCCTTTAGATAAAAGAGAAAATTTTACTGGAGTAACAGGTTTGTGTAACGACCAATATGGAAATATTGTTGGTAATTTATTTCCTTATCATCCTATTGATTCAGATGTTTTAGAAATCCGTTATCGCTTCAAAGTAATAGGTGAAAAATGGGGATTTAACCGTACTGATATACTTCGACAATTTCCCTACAGTGAGGAAATTAGAGGAGGTTATATTTCACAAAATGTGATTTGGAATAAAATTGCCAGACAATATAAAACTAGATTTGTCAATGAATTTCTCAGAATATATTGGACAGATCAACCCTCAATTATGCGCAACACTTCCAACCCAGGTAAAAACGCTTTAGGCGAGCGTCTGTCACTTTTAACTATTCTAAATGAAGAAATAGATTGGTTTAAATTTGCTCCTGTAAGCTTTTTACGTGCAGCAATTCACTATAGCCGATTTTCTTTTCATCTAAATATTGCTATCACTGACCAAATGTCAAATATAGCTCCAATGCTTGGCAAATTACTATGGCTAATAGTGTTACCAATAGGATATCTTTTGTACTTCAAAGATAAAAATATTACCAAATAAAAATAATGACAAAAAAAATTGTATTTCTCATTCGAGACCTTAACTACGGCGGTGCGCAAAGACAATTAGTGACACTCGCAAAAAGTCTCAACCAACAAAACTTTGATGTAACTATTTTATGCTTTTACCCTCACTGTCCTTTAGAGAAAGATTTGATAAATAGTAATGTCAAATTAATCTCTTTACAAAAACAAGGACGTTGGGATTTAATTCGCTTCTTTTGGCGTTTAGTTCAATATCTAAAGCATATTCAACCTGATGTGTTGCATGGATACCTGACTGAACCTAATCTATTCACTATCTGTTTAAAGCCCTTGTTTCCCTCAACTCGGATGATTTGGGGAATACGCGGTTCTAATTATGAGTGCGATCGCCATGATTGGCGGGTGCAATTGTACCAACAACTAGAAAACTTACTATCACATTTCGCTGACCTGATTATAGTTAATTCTCATGCAGGGCGAGATGATTACCTAACTCGCGGATTTCCAGCTAGCAAGATGATAGTAATTCCCAATGGCATTGATACTGAACGTTTTCAACCTAATCCAGAAGCTGGAGCAAAAGTACGACAAGAATGGGGAATTTCAGAAGACACGATTTTGATTGGTTTGGTAGGAAGACTAGATCCAATGAAAGATCACCCTACCTTTCTCAAGTCTGCGGCACTATTGTGTGCAGAAAGAAAGGATGTGCATTTCGTTTGTGTAGGAACTGGATCGGAAAACTATGCACGGGAATTACATCAGCTAACTGCTGATTTAGGGATTTCTGAAAAGGTAATTTGGGCGGGAGCGCGCTCAGATATGCCTGCGGTACACAATGCCCTGGATGTAGCTATTTCCGCTTCTGCCTACGGAGAAGGATTTTCTAATACGCTAGGAGAGGCAATGGCTTGTGGCGTGAAGTGTATAGCGACAGATGTGGCTGATTCAGCCTGGATTATTGGTGACGCAGGTTTAGTTATACCACCCAAAAGCCCAGAAGCATTGACTGCTGCGATTAAGCAATTCATAGATAATGCTCAATTCAATGGCAAGAGTCGAGAAGATATTCGACAGCAAGTGGTGACTCGGTTTTCAGTCCGTCAATTACTACTAAAAACAGAAGCTGCTTTTCTGCAATGATGTCATGAATATAAAGTTACTTAAAACATCAAATTTACTTTTGTACTATCAATGTACTTTAGCTGTAGGAGCAGTTTTAATTTTTTTTACAAATTTGGATACATATCTAGAAACTGCCGTGGCAGCGCCCTCTCCTAAGCTTTGGATTATTGTCTTTGCTGTTGCCTCTATTCCCTTATTTTCAACCTTTATTTCTAGAAAAAAATATTTCTCACTCAGTCTGTTAGCTTGGTTGACTGGATATTTTGTCATATCAGTTATTTATTTGGGTTTAAGCTCTCAGTATGAATCCTCATTTGATGAGTTTAAATCTCGAATTTTAACAATATTTTTTATCTTATTAATGAGTTTAATTTTTTCTCAGTATTCTATTGTTCAAACTTGGGCTAGGCGTAGCATACTGGCTGTTACTTTCATAAATATAATTACCTATTTTTATGGATTAATGAATCCTTCAGCATTTGTAACTATAATTGAACATCAAAGTGCAGAGCTAACAGGTCGTCCGTCGGGATTCTATGTAGATGCTAATAGAGCTGGCTGTGCATTAGTTAGTGGTTTAATTTTAACTATAGGTCTACTACCTAAAAGATATCGTTTACCCTTTGTTGTAATTATTTTTATTGGTATTTTTATAACTTTTTCTCGCAGTGCTCCAATTACATTGTTAATTGTACTAGTATTATTAATTAGTAAGAATGAAATTCCACGTAAATATGTATTTTTAGGAATCCCTTTATTAGGAATAATCTTAATAGTTATAAATTTGCTCGGATTAAATTTATTAGATACTCACAACTTTGAATATAGTGGGTTGCTGAAAGATACGACAATCCATAGGATTAACCAGTTTGAATCTCCTTTATCTAGTGATGCTATTTTTGATGCTTCTGGGCAAACACGTTTATTTATACTAGAGCTATCTTGGCA is part of the Chlorogloeopsis sp. ULAP01 genome and encodes:
- a CDS encoding lipid II flippase MurJ, translated to MKVLSVQNIVKHWRNLSGGSINRQILGAAITVGLGTALIKIVAVFKELIVAWKFGIGDTLDAFLIAMLVPDFIIIVVAGSFHAALIPTYIQVREQEGINAAQKLFSGVMLWSLGLLLITTILMLATAPLYLPQIAAGFSAEKLDLTFKLLWVIAPVVMLNGILLIWGAVLNAGERFALAAVCPIMTPAITIIFLLLNKSWGVFALAAGLVGGAVLEIILLGAAIYQQGVLLELKWYGLNAHLHQVINQFFPAMAGSFLIGSAAFVDQSMAAMLSPGSVAALNYGQRAIAFPISLVTTALGTAVIPYSSKMIACKDWQGVQHTLKHYLQLIFVVTVPLTGILIVFSEPIVQILFQRGSFTAEDTHLVAQIQSCFALQIPFYIGNILVVKFITSMQLNHILMWAAGFDLIINITLNYLFMQWIGIKGIALSTSCVYLFTFLFVFLLITKKLRELSK
- a CDS encoding glycosyltransferase, with the translated sequence MTKKIVFLIRDLNYGGAQRQLVTLAKSLNQQNFDVTILCFYPHCPLEKDLINSNVKLISLQKQGRWDLIRFFWRLVQYLKHIQPDVLHGYLTEPNLFTICLKPLFPSTRMIWGIRGSNYECDRHDWRVQLYQQLENLLSHFADLIIVNSHAGRDDYLTRGFPASKMIVIPNGIDTERFQPNPEAGAKVRQEWGISEDTILIGLVGRLDPMKDHPTFLKSAALLCAERKDVHFVCVGTGSENYARELHQLTADLGISEKVIWAGARSDMPAVHNALDVAISASAYGEGFSNTLGEAMACGVKCIATDVADSAWIIGDAGLVIPPKSPEALTAAIKQFIDNAQFNGKSREDIRQQVVTRFSVRQLLLKTEAAFLQ
- a CDS encoding glycosyltransferase family 4 protein, whose protein sequence is MRLTLVISSLTSGGAERVMSIMANYWAAKGWAITLLTLPESSVSPFYNLDSRIQYVPLGIAGDSSNLLAAISNNLKRIQILRSVIVESKPDVVISFLDVTNVLTLLATQKLRIPLVVDEQVHPAMYPIGKIWELLRQWTYQKADRVVAVTARALNYFSPQIQAHGCVIPNPALSVSNSNSSSAKLLVKPSLIAIGRLVPQKGFDLLLRAFAKLKDCYPEWTLTILGEGELRPELESLRDRLGLVNRVHLLGTVKNPHDYLKQADIFVMSSRFEGFPNALCEAMACGLPVISTDCPSGPKEIIRDGIDGILVPNLDELALAAAMDRLISDEQERKHLASRAPEVTERFSLEKVMGMWEALIEEVIKEKRK
- a CDS encoding nucleoside-diphosphate sugar epimerase/dehydratase, whose amino-acid sequence is MNVFFFVSHWLMQKSSNILLDKLLKVRNRHWLIIDIIIFAATPLLALILRLDGIPSLEAYLPNLAFATTLFLLIKQFILWSSGFYRRYWRYASIEELTYIAMLMAAAIIIQSFCFDVIHSIPNSVFSGLPRSLPLIDGLLSFIFIGGLRFSIKAVEKTHQKRAVFNPSQRVLIVGAGKAGVSLLQQMQTNPQQGFYPVAFVDDDPQKLYAHIHGIPVVGDRHKIPDIVKSLQIHKVIIAMPTVAGKVIREIVDICKATGIQTSTLPGIHEILNGRVRVDSIRDVRIEDLLRREPIQTDIGRVAEFLAGKRVLITGAGGSIGSELCRQIYKCHPAQMMLMGHGENSVFNIQQELEQLVQALTADGKSARYAPRLHIFIGDIRYRDRLKHAFERFQPDVIFHAAAHKHVPLMELNSPEAITNNVLGTKNLVDLALQYKVQHFVMISTDKAVNPTNVMGASKRVAEMLVLQAAKKSGLSYVAVRFGNVLGSRGSVVPTFTRQILAGGPVTVTHPEIRRYFMTIPEAVQLVLQAAVIGHGGEVLMLNMGQPVKIVDLAKELIRLCGYEVNKDIEIVFTGLRPGEKLFEELFIEGEEYEPTEHEKLLVVKNASRIVPDNLTIAVEDLCKAAAKNHTNLILFLLEQIVPGYKPKYLGNSTATSTIKNNAIVTVTNNI
- a CDS encoding O-antigen ligase family protein, which translates into the protein MNIKLLKTSNLLLYYQCTLAVGAVLIFFTNLDTYLETAVAAPSPKLWIIVFAVASIPLFSTFISRKKYFSLSLLAWLTGYFVISVIYLGLSSQYESSFDEFKSRILTIFFILLMSLIFSQYSIVQTWARRSILAVTFINIITYFYGLMNPSAFVTIIEHQSAELTGRPSGFYVDANRAGCALVSGLILTIGLLPKRYRLPFVVIIFIGIFITFSRSAPITLLIVLVLLISKNEIPRKYVFLGIPLLGIILIVINLLGLNLLDTHNFEYSGLLKDTTIHRINQFESPLSSDAIFDASGQTRLFILELSWQKFLESPFFGWGVGYTLELEKIYNIRPHNMYLLFMLEHGFLGALFLPFLVISVTQNASKRTQNISLAFAALILTWAIFSHNIFEQREFLLMFSLIAAMNVTSHFEQKYQKMQKL
- a CDS encoding glycosyltransferase family 2 protein, giving the protein MITQEQQTLESNKSYQYVFTVFTATYNRAYTLPRVYESLKAQTYCDFEWLIIDDGSTDNTKELVEQWQEENQFPIRYIYQQNGGLHIALNRGARVAQGELFLQLDSDDSCVPEALERLKYHWDSIPLDKRENFTGVTGLCNDQYGNIVGNLFPYHPIDSDVLEIRYRFKVIGEKWGFNRTDILRQFPYSEEIRGGYISQNVIWNKIARQYKTRFVNEFLRIYWTDQPSIMRNTSNPGKNALGERLSLLTILNEEIDWFKFAPVSFLRAAIHYSRFSFHLNIAITDQMSNIAPMLGKLLWLIVLPIGYLLYFKDKNITK
- a CDS encoding ParB/RepB/Spo0J family partition protein: MIYQHKTLEIKPYITRWSNQTLSNTIQATTVVAIEKIFLPPAQIRHYFEPNKMQELVESVRQHGILEPLLVRSIHNEMYELVSGERRYRAAKELQITQIPVIVRQLNDEEALQISLIENLQREDLNPVEETEGILQLLAMKLNLEIQSIPKLLYRMQHEAKHKNTQNVLGSEQGQTVIEVFRGLGLMSWESFVSSRLPLLNLPEEILLALRQGKIAYTKAQVIARVKDREQREALLEEVIAKTLSLSQIKERITSLATTSTNGDRQSSLKNRMNAIVRLLDKSQIWDHPTKRESLERLMEQLKALVLEE
- a CDS encoding rhodanese-related sulfurtransferase; amino-acid sequence: MTLVVATFYKFVNLPDFVEKQQPLLSYCQVQGIKGTILLAQEGINGTIVGSRQSVDSVLSFLRSDSRLADLEHKESCADSPPFERMKVRLKKEIVTIGLPEVNPNKSVGTYVSPKDWNAIICDPEVTVIDTRNDYEVSIGTFKGAQNPKTESFRQFPDYIGKQLDPNQHKKVALFCTGGIRCEKASAFMLSQGFQEVYHLKGGILKYLEEVPAEESLWEGECFVFDERVAVRHGLESGTHQMCASCGHPLSEVDRTSLKYEEGISCPHCFDSLTEEKRKRQQEKLRQQN